A window of Mobula hypostoma chromosome 7, sMobHyp1.1, whole genome shotgun sequence genomic DNA:
ACAAGGATAGATTGTTGCCATTGTCATATTAATGTAGTTTGAGGAATCACAGTGCAGCATTTCACATTTTTCATTTCTGTGTCCTGACATTGAATCCAAGCAGGGTAGATGAGAAAGGAATCCATCTAAAATCTGTTGAGCTGTATCAGTGAAATTGTATTTGAATATGGCAAGCACAGATAAAATCTCAGAACTTCCAATGAATTAATTTCACTGAAGTAATCAATATAATTGAATGTAATAAAAGCTCACTGTTACAATAAGGACAAAAAGGAGCAGCAACATAAAGGATACCATAAAAATATTTCACATCTATCGTACATCATCTCTTCCCCTCCTTGTAGATGTGGCCAGCAGTTGTTACAGGCATAATTTCAGGCACTAGCTGAAAAGCTTACATCAATCAACAAAAACACATGTGAGCCAAAATATTTCGGTTTTAGAGGTAGTGTAAAATAAACCAGCAGTGTACAAGTAGCTTGATTGCAATTCCTTTGAAGAGTTAGTAACGTCAATACCAGTGTTTTATGGAGATCAattataagaaaaaaatattagACTAAAAGGATCCTTCCATTAAACACTAATTCATACATCAATACAATTTAAGCAAATGCAATCAAAATTTAAGTCCAAATTTAACACTTTATATTGTGTGCCTTTGCTACATGTTAAGGTTTGGTCTGACTGGAAGAGGTCACAAAATTAGAGATAAAATTTTTAACCAGATACATGTTAATTCTTCATAAATGTACAGATAAAAATAGACTGCGGGATGGCATTTGTATGGAACTTTCTATAACACAATGCAAAAAGTAACTTAAATAGGATGCAAAAttcaatttagattagatttaggTTGAAAAACAATATGCTAATAATTAAATGGAATGACTTTTCTGGCAATGTTTTTGCAACTGCAAGTGTTCTCTTTCAATTTGCAGACGCTCTTTCTCTATCCGCAGCTTTTCAGTCTCAATATTCAATAACTGTAGTCTTTCTTTTTTCATCTGTAATCTTTCTCTTTCCAGTTTTAATTTTTCTGCATCAATATCCATGGGCTTTAAAGTTGTATTTTCAGTCAGTGAGTTACATTCATTCTCTTGTGATAACTTATTGGCCTGCATGGTTAATAGCTTCaatttctctctcttgagatgcaAACGCTCCTTCTCCAGCTGCAACCGAACCTTCTCCAACTGCAGCCTTTCATTTGCAATATCCAGGTATCGTAACTTTTCCTTTTCAATCTGCAAACGCTCTTTCTCCACCTGCAGTCTTTCGGATTCTAGTACCACACGTTGCTTCTCCAGTTCTAACCGCTGTTTCTCCATAAGGAAAAGCGACTCGGAGCTGCAATTCCATGCTGCAGGGTGATCAGAGTGTGAAGAATGTCCCTCCACTTCAGAAAGGTTCTCAATTTCTTCCAGTCCCCGAGTGGTAGGGATTGAACTTGCAATGACACCAGATTCTTCTTCCATGTTTCTAAtctgcaaaagaaaagaaatacttttaaaaatatacatgACAGGCAGATCCAAAAGATTAAGACACACGGGCTCCACGGAGACTAAGGTGGATTGGGTTCAAAATTAGCT
This region includes:
- the msantd4 gene encoding myb/SANT-like DNA-binding domain-containing protein 4 isoform X1; translation: MFQCRMKQFKRKRKSNFTLKETEILLKEVRDKKDIIYTQQHDAVTNELKWMAWKEIAEKVSAASCSEQRTAYEVKKKYTDLKCYLKKRGKCLDRMEEIMTDCSPTSLHGFNDNVFNGGTSCHFEDSLLVNEPNRSVCVIKVEDAGDVEEEEEEQEPQNTEIRNMEEESGVIASSIPTTRGLEEIENLSEVEGHSSHSDHPAAWNCSSESLFLMEKQRLELEKQRVVLESERLQVEKERLQIEKEKLRYLDIANERLQLEKVRLQLEKERLHLKREKLKLLTMQANKLSQENECNSLTENTTLKPMDIDAEKLKLERERLQMKKERLQLLNIETEKLRIEKERLQIEREHLQLQKHCQKSHSI
- the msantd4 gene encoding myb/SANT-like DNA-binding domain-containing protein 4 isoform X2 gives rise to the protein MKQFKRKRKSNFTLKETEILLKEVRDKKDIIYTQQHDAVTNELKWMAWKEIAEKVSAASCSEQRTAYEVKKKYTDLKCYLKKRGKCLDRMEEIMTDCSPTSLHGFNDNVFNGGTSCHFEDSLLVNEPNRSVCVIKVEDAGDVEEEEEEQEPQNTEIRNMEEESGVIASSIPTTRGLEEIENLSEVEGHSSHSDHPAAWNCSSESLFLMEKQRLELEKQRVVLESERLQVEKERLQIEKEKLRYLDIANERLQLEKVRLQLEKERLHLKREKLKLLTMQANKLSQENECNSLTENTTLKPMDIDAEKLKLERERLQMKKERLQLLNIETEKLRIEKERLQIEREHLQLQKHCQKSHSI